CCTCGGCCCGGGCGGACACCTGGCGCTCCCGGATCACGGCACGCTCCACGATGGTGTCGAGCGCGGTCGACACGAGGACACGCAGGTCCCACCGGTCGATCAGTTCCGGGCGCATGAGGAAGACACCGTCGAAGAGCAGCACCGCGTCGGCCGGCGCGGTCCGGATCGGCGGGGACAGCACGGTGTCCCCAGCGTGGTCGTAGACCGCGTGTTGGAAGCGTCGGTCTCCCCCGGGCCCGAGTGGATCGAGCAGGACCCGGTTCAACGCGCCGTGGTCGTGGGCGTCGCGGTAGCAGCCCTCGGCCGAGAACTCACCGCGCGGATAGCGCCGCGCCCGCGGGACCAGGAAGTCGTCGACAGTCGCGCGGATGACGTCGCGGCCCTGCTCGCGCAGGACCGCAGCCAACTCGTCGGCGAGCGTGGTCTTGCCGGCGGCGGGCGGTCCGTCGACGGCCACCCGCGTCGGATGCCCCACGGCGACGGATCCGACCGCCTCGGCCAGGCAGCGCAGCAGATCGTCGCGGGTGCCCCGGTCCATCGTCGGTCCCCTCACCAAGACGCCGAGCCGACCCTATGCCCTCCCGCCCGCAAGATGCTCACCGCAACCACCCCAGGAACCGCCGGGGCAACGCCCCCGGCGGCGCCCAACCGAGGTCCGCCGTCGCCCGTACGGGCTGCGCCCCCATGTACAACGCCAGCGACACGGGCGCACCCTCGAACTCCTCCCGCAACTCCCGCCGCCGCGTCGCGCACGGCCACGGCCCGTCGCACCCACCGCACGTCCAGACCGGCAACACCGGCCCGTGCGCGCTCACTCCCGCACCCCGATAACGCGGGCCACGCCCGCCCGCGCCACCTGCCGACAGGGGTACGCAGTGAGCCGCCCGTGCCACACTCGGTGGCGGCCCACACACGTCCCGTCCACCCCGGATACGTGCGCCACGGGCATGATCCGGATCAGGCTCTCGTCGCTCACTGGTCACCCTGGGCAGGCCAGTGGCCGCGATTGATCGGTATCCGGTGGCGACTCCGACACGGCAGCTCTCCGCCACAGCGGCACACCCATCTCCACCTCAGCCATGACCACCTGGGCCGGTGCCGTCGCGCAAGCGTCATCGCCACGGCGAGCAGAATTCCCTCGTACGGCAGAAGACGTCGGCGCGACGCGGCGACCGTGGCGCGAGCGGCTGGCTGAGTCGGCGTCGATGGGATCGTCTGCAACTGATCCGATTCGGCCAACGCGAGAATCCGCCGTTTGGCCGCCTCCCACTCGGCCGCTTGGATCTCCTCACCCCTGGAGACTCTCCTCCGGCCGCCCCGACCACGCATCTTCGACCTCCGTCCGCCGGGGCATGGCATAGCCTCACCGATAGAGGTGTCGACGCCGCACCCGCCACAGCGAGGCAGTCGCCCCGCCCGAAACGGACACTAGAACCAAGCGGTAATGAACCAATTACCTATGGTTATGGGGCCAGCGTGATGCCGAGCCGCCCCGCCAGTAGGCGAAGCTCGTGGGGCACGGCCCGGCGCTTGGCACGTTGCGCCATCGCGACGACGGCGTCCTGAGCCAGCGGGTTGAGCGAGAAGGGCACCGGCGCGGCCTGCTCCGCGCGCACGAACGCCCCAAGCGCGTCACCGTCCCGGCGACCGGAATCGGCCAGCGCTCGCCCGAGGTCGAGCCAGTACGACATCTGCCGGATCGAAGCCGCGAGAACCTGAGGCCGTACCGTTCGGGCCAGCTCGATCACCCGGCCGGGCTCGCCCGACTCACCGGCGATGGACATCTCCCACAGCACCACGTTCGTCGGTCCGAACCCGCAGCCGTTGAATCCCACGCCGTCCTGGGGATCCCCGAGCGTCGCGGCCTCCTGGCCCGCCTCGGTCAGGTGATCGCGAGCGGCATCCGGGCGTCCGCTCACCGTCGACGCAAGCGCCGCCGAGAGATGCAACTGGCCCAGCATCTGGCGGACCCGCTCGTCCGACGCGGCGGACTGGAGTGCCGCCAGCGAGCGATCAGCCGCCCGCGCCGCCAGGGACGCCGACTCGATGGGCAGGCTCTGCGCGTACGCGAATCGGGCTGCCCCCAACCACGCCGGGTCCTCGACGTCCTCGGCCGCGGACACCGCCACCCTCGCGGCGTTCAAGGCGAGATGCCGGTACCCGAGGTGCCGCAGACAGGCCGACGCCTGATAAGCCACCCGCACGAGCACCGTCCCGCCCGATGCGGCGGCGTCGAGCAGAAGCCCCGGCAGCATCTGGGCCATCGCCGGAAAGTTCGAGCGGTGACGGAGTTGCTCACTTCGCGCGACACCGGCGTCCAACTCCTGCGGCGTGCGCGTGGGCACCCGCCGCGCGCCATCCTCGATCTCGATCAGCGCGGACCAGATCGCCGGCACGCGCTCAGCCGCGTGCTCGCGGGCCGGGTCACCGGTCTCGGTGCCCTGACCGAGCAGATCCGCGACGGTCACCTGCAACGCGGCGGCGACCGCGACCAGGGTGGACCGCCTGTCGATCGTCTTGCGGCCGGACTCGACCTGCGAGATGTAGGACTGACTGACCCCGGCCAGTCCGGCGAGGACGGCCTGACTCATCCCGCCACGACGCATCCGCCAGTATCGGATCCGGGCTCCGATCGTGTCGGTCTTCCTGACCATGCTTCGTCGCCTCCCCGGACAGGGACTGGGACCCGGCATGGACAGCCGCGCCGGCATGCCGCCTTTCGGACGGTACACCGCACGGCCGAGGGCTTCGCTCCGCCGCCTCAGACCGTACTGCCGAGCCGGTCGAGGAGGAACCGCGCCGTGGCGTCGACAACGTCGTCGAAGTCCCTGCCGTGGCCCGGGTAGTGGAAACCGTGTTCGGCGTGCGCGTACTCGACGAGCGTGCACTCGTTGCCGGAGCGCGTCATCGCGTCCCGGAACC
The genomic region above belongs to Micromonospora sp. WMMD1128 and contains:
- a CDS encoding uridylate kinase; translation: MDRGTRDDLLRCLAEAVGSVAVGHPTRVAVDGPPAAGKTTLADELAAVLREQGRDVIRATVDDFLVPRARRYPRGEFSAEGCYRDAHDHGALNRVLLDPLGPGGDRRFQHAVYDHAGDTVLSPPIRTAPADAVLLFDGVFLMRPELIDRWDLRVLVSTALDTIVERAVIRERQVSARAEVERRWRERYIPAQQLYVATARPTAHADIIVHNDEPLRPAWEIR
- a CDS encoding helix-turn-helix transcriptional regulator → MVRKTDTIGARIRYWRMRRGGMSQAVLAGLAGVSQSYISQVESGRKTIDRRSTLVAVAAALQVTVADLLGQGTETGDPAREHAAERVPAIWSALIEIEDGARRVPTRTPQELDAGVARSEQLRHRSNFPAMAQMLPGLLLDAAASGGTVLVRVAYQASACLRHLGYRHLALNAARVAVSAAEDVEDPAWLGAARFAYAQSLPIESASLAARAADRSLAALQSAASDERVRQMLGQLHLSAALASTVSGRPDAARDHLTEAGQEAATLGDPQDGVGFNGCGFGPTNVVLWEMSIAGESGEPGRVIELARTVRPQVLAASIRQMSYWLDLGRALADSGRRDGDALGAFVRAEQAAPVPFSLNPLAQDAVVAMAQRAKRRAVPHELRLLAGRLGITLAP